In the genome of Scylla paramamosain isolate STU-SP2022 chromosome 49, ASM3559412v1, whole genome shotgun sequence, one region contains:
- the LOC135095455 gene encoding uncharacterized protein LOC135095455, whose amino-acid sequence MRQRGPAEARVRKASYYVWFLGAGECRGLRGVECVRPVLAALLARERATPPDKVTLQVSGRGVRVLAAGDGGAAPSRHFIPAAAITYVQQEARPEDDLVSCVLLVYNPATRCPVHLHAYRCDSTQTAALLRRHLAQLAGRPDHQAKLAAPSRHACTPAACRCRPARPAAPRPPRRAQTAPPRAPPPRGGGGSGTGGTGGSGGGVSSLYDSLAAELREKLGGRGAPLLLPPRDYDSPGGAPPNPRKGAATTPSHARAAGRRPSHQVVWHRQ is encoded by the coding sequence ATGAGGCAGCGCGGGCCTGCTGAGGCGCGGGTGCGCAAGGCGTCCTACTACGTGTGGTTCCTGGGCGCGGGGGAGTGCCGCGGCCTGCGGGGCGTGGAGTGCGTGCGCCCCGTGCTGGCGGCGCTGCTGGCGAGGGAGCGCGCCACGCCGCCGGACAAGGTGACGCTGCAGGTGTCCGGCAGAGGCGTGCGCGTGCTGGCGGCGGGGGACGGGGGCGCCGCGCCCTCTCGCCACTTCATCCCCGCCGCGGCCATCACGTACGTGCAGCAGGAGGCGCGCCCCGAGGACGACCTGGTGAGCTGCGTGCTGCTGGTGTACAACCCCGCCACGCGCTGCCCCGTGCACCTCCACGCCTACCGCTGCGACTCCACGCAGACCGCCGCGCTGCTGCGCCGCCACCTGGCGCAGCTTGCGGGGCGCCCCGACCACCAGGCCAAGCTGGCGGCCCCCTCGAGGCACGCCTGCACGCCCGCGGCCTGCCGCTGCCGCCCTGCCCGCCCTGCGGCGCCACGCCCCCCACGCAGGGCTCAGACGGCGCCTCCAcgggctcctcctcctcgcggcggcggcggcagcggcacgGGCGGCAcgggcggcagcggcggcggcgtgtcTTCTCTCTACGACTCGCTGGCGGCGGAACTCCGGGAGAAGCTGGGCGGGCGCGGCGCCCCCCTGCTGCTGCCCCCCAGGGACTACGACTCCCCCGGAGGTGCGCCCCCCAACCCCCGCAAGGGCGCCGCTACCACGCCCTCCCACGCCCGCGCCGCAGGACGACGACCAAGCCACCAGGTCGTCTGGCATCGGCAGTGA
- the LOC135095510 gene encoding glycine receptor subunit alpha-1-like isoform X2, with protein MCHFDFHHYPHDKQKCEMLIQSSEIPCVKAVFLLVRHPDFHILHTYVPTVLIVILSWMSFWIAPDATPARVTLGVTSILTMATQYSQSTKNLPPVSYIKSLDIWMITCMVYVFMALLEFAIVYHVHYRRTQAPPPSPPRCPAATNAALHQTLALDRPGVKSWAVGWREFWRGDTAIDEASRVFFPLTYFSFVVGYFVLLTGGQEGGSGGDGGGRGVIYT; from the exons ATGTGCCACTTCGACTTCCATCACTACCCCCACGACAAGCAGAAATGTGAAATGTTAATACAAAGCT CTGAGATCCCGTGTGTGAAGGCAGTGTTTTTGCTAGTCCGGCATCCAGACTTTCACATCCTCCACACTTATGTTCCTActgttcttattgttattctgtcCTGGATGAGCTTCTGGATTGCCCCTGATGCTACGCcag CACGTGTGACCCTAGGAGTGACCTCAATCCTCACCATGGCCACCCAGTACTCGCAGTCAACCAAGAATTTGCCACCAG TTTCTTATATCAAGAGTCTAGATATTTGGATGATAACTTGCATGGTGTACGTGTTCATGGCTTTGTTGGAGTTTGCAATTGTTTACCATGTCCACTATAGAAGAACACAGGCGCCCCCACCCTCCCCGCCAAGATGTCCAGCTGCAACGAACGCCGCGCTgcaccag aCCCTCGCGCTGGACAGACCCGGGGTAAAGTCCTGGGCTGTGGGGTGGCGCGAGTTCTGGCGAGGTGACACAGCAATTGACGAGGCCTCCCGCGTGTTTTTCCCTCTGACTTACTTCAGCTTCGTCGTCGGCTACTTTGTTCTCCTGACGGGGGGCCAGGAggggggcagtggtggtgatggtggtggtcgtggtgtcaTTTAtacgtag
- the LOC135095510 gene encoding glycine receptor subunit alpha-1-like isoform X1 encodes MCHFDFHHYPHDKQKCEMLIQSLSYKSDLVKFAWCESWAQPKSKLDKDIFSLPHFTLAKYDHEACNTEIPCVKAVFLLVRHPDFHILHTYVPTVLIVILSWMSFWIAPDATPARVTLGVTSILTMATQYSQSTKNLPPVSYIKSLDIWMITCMVYVFMALLEFAIVYHVHYRRTQAPPPSPPRCPAATNAALHQTLALDRPGVKSWAVGWREFWRGDTAIDEASRVFFPLTYFSFVVGYFVLLTGGQEGGSGGDGGGRGVIYT; translated from the exons ATGTGCCACTTCGACTTCCATCACTACCCCCACGACAAGCAGAAATGTGAAATGTTAATACAAAGCT TGTCGTACAAGTCAGATTTAGTGAAGTTTGCTTGGTGTGAAAGCTGGGCCCAACCAAAGAGCAAACTTGATAAGGATATCTTCTCGCTCCCTCATTTCACACTTGCTAAATACGATCATGAGGCTTGTAATA CTGAGATCCCGTGTGTGAAGGCAGTGTTTTTGCTAGTCCGGCATCCAGACTTTCACATCCTCCACACTTATGTTCCTActgttcttattgttattctgtcCTGGATGAGCTTCTGGATTGCCCCTGATGCTACGCcag CACGTGTGACCCTAGGAGTGACCTCAATCCTCACCATGGCCACCCAGTACTCGCAGTCAACCAAGAATTTGCCACCAG TTTCTTATATCAAGAGTCTAGATATTTGGATGATAACTTGCATGGTGTACGTGTTCATGGCTTTGTTGGAGTTTGCAATTGTTTACCATGTCCACTATAGAAGAACACAGGCGCCCCCACCCTCCCCGCCAAGATGTCCAGCTGCAACGAACGCCGCGCTgcaccag aCCCTCGCGCTGGACAGACCCGGGGTAAAGTCCTGGGCTGTGGGGTGGCGCGAGTTCTGGCGAGGTGACACAGCAATTGACGAGGCCTCCCGCGTGTTTTTCCCTCTGACTTACTTCAGCTTCGTCGTCGGCTACTTTGTTCTCCTGACGGGGGGCCAGGAggggggcagtggtggtgatggtggtggtcgtggtgtcaTTTAtacgtag
- the LOC135095396 gene encoding uncharacterized protein LOC135095396 isoform X2 — MAACGVGVCAVAGLLLAVGVGVQGMPTPVSTHRRCPPHPRPFPEQAVGRPSLTPPHPNLMVTVRKDERGVAGGVRLVPAYVEDDVCVEDPTPFLTSISNTTTTTATTTATTTTLCYSYTDLIIPTATYNLLGSGDGRLVEWRHVFRRTGDGLVGDVVVVAVVTGASPPNGDDMYTTSLDKVAVREMVKVVVNRTGW, encoded by the exons ATGGCGGCgtgtggtgttggtgtctgCGCTGTTGCTGGTCTTCTGCTGGctgt AGGTGTGGGCGTGCAGGGGATGCCTACCCCCGTCTCTACACACCGGCGCTGTCCCCCGCACCCCCGCCCCTTCCCAGAGCAGGCGGTGGGGCGGCCCTCTCTCACCCCACCTCACCCCAACCTAATG GTAACAGTACGTAAGGATGAACGGGGCGTGGCAGGTGGAGTGAGGCTCGTACCTGCTTATGTGGAAGACGACGTGTGTGTGGAAGACCCTACGCCCTTCCTAACCTCGAtatccaacaccaccaccaccactgccaccaccactgccaccaccaccaccctctgcTACAGTTACACGGATCTAATCATTCCTACAGCCACTTACAATTTActag gcagtggtgatggcaggCTGGTGGAGTGGCGGCACGTGTTCAGACGTACTGGTGATGGTCTGGTcggggatgtggtggtggtggcggtggtgactgGTGCCTCCCCCCCTAATGGTGATGACATGTACACCACGTCGTTGGATAAG GTGGCAGTGAGGgagatggtgaaggtggtggtgaacaggACAGGGTGGTGA
- the LOC135095396 gene encoding uncharacterized protein LOC135095396 isoform X3 encodes MAACGVGVCAVAGLLLAVGVGVQGMPTPVSTHRRCPPHPRPFPEQAVGRPSLTPPHPNLMVTVRKDERGVAGGVRLVPAYVEDDVCVEDPTPFLTSISNTTTTTATTTATTTTLCYSYTDLIIPTATYNLLGSGDGRLVEWRHVFRRTGDGLVGDVVVVAVVTGASPPNGDDMYTTSLDKVAVREMKVVVNRTGW; translated from the exons ATGGCGGCgtgtggtgttggtgtctgCGCTGTTGCTGGTCTTCTGCTGGctgt AGGTGTGGGCGTGCAGGGGATGCCTACCCCCGTCTCTACACACCGGCGCTGTCCCCCGCACCCCCGCCCCTTCCCAGAGCAGGCGGTGGGGCGGCCCTCTCTCACCCCACCTCACCCCAACCTAATG GTAACAGTACGTAAGGATGAACGGGGCGTGGCAGGTGGAGTGAGGCTCGTACCTGCTTATGTGGAAGACGACGTGTGTGTGGAAGACCCTACGCCCTTCCTAACCTCGAtatccaacaccaccaccaccactgccaccaccactgccaccaccaccaccctctgcTACAGTTACACGGATCTAATCATTCCTACAGCCACTTACAATTTActag gcagtggtgatggcaggCTGGTGGAGTGGCGGCACGTGTTCAGACGTACTGGTGATGGTCTGGTcggggatgtggtggtggtggcggtggtgactgGTGCCTCCCCCCCTAATGGTGATGACATGTACACCACGTCGTTGGATAAG GTGGcagtgagggagatgaaggtggtggtgaacaggACAGGGTGGTGA
- the LOC135095396 gene encoding mucin-5AC-like isoform X1, producing MAACGVGVCAVAGLLLAVGVGVQGMPTPVSTHRRCPPHPRPFPEQAVGRPSLTPPHPNLMVTVRKDERGVAGGVRLVPAYVEDDVCVEDPTPFLTSISNTTTTTATTTATTTTLCYSYTDLIIPTATYNLLGSGDGRLVEWRHVFRRTGDGLVGDVVVVAVVTGASPPNGDDMYTTSLDKVAVREMVKVVEGLEYQATFNLRDLLPSPAASLPYYQYRASEGEHCLDADWILYDAKIGTSPLLLKAMQSYTTTITTTTTITTTTITTTTDATTTLLYSGWSQQEEEKTGKLRGVEAALSLVGVDAGVEEVEDGWYPHLGQAHPPSNEIIFKLPLNTTTTTTTTTTSDGTYKRGERQAVTTMTTTMTTTIPTTIPPTATVATNTSNTTTTTTAITDSATTTTANTTTTTTTTTTTTSTTDDTIPVSPEAQIGSTTTTDTTTTTAATTDPTTTTTTTTTPNNGVCSVVNVVVAVVMVAVVVVLS from the exons ATGGCGGCgtgtggtgttggtgtctgCGCTGTTGCTGGTCTTCTGCTGGctgt AGGTGTGGGCGTGCAGGGGATGCCTACCCCCGTCTCTACACACCGGCGCTGTCCCCCGCACCCCCGCCCCTTCCCAGAGCAGGCGGTGGGGCGGCCCTCTCTCACCCCACCTCACCCCAACCTAATG GTAACAGTACGTAAGGATGAACGGGGCGTGGCAGGTGGAGTGAGGCTCGTACCTGCTTATGTGGAAGACGACGTGTGTGTGGAAGACCCTACGCCCTTCCTAACCTCGAtatccaacaccaccaccaccactgccaccaccactgccaccaccaccaccctctgcTACAGTTACACGGATCTAATCATTCCTACAGCCACTTACAATTTActag gcagtggtgatggcaggCTGGTGGAGTGGCGGCACGTGTTCAGACGTACTGGTGATGGTCTGGTcggggatgtggtggtggtggcggtggtgactgGTGCCTCCCCCCCTAATGGTGATGACATGTACACCACGTCGTTGGATAAG GTGGCAGTGAGGgagatggtgaaggtggtggagggacTTGAGTATCAGGCCACCTTCAACTTGCGGGACTTGTTGCCCTCACCTGCTGCCAGCCTGCCCTACTACCAGTACAG GGCTAGCGAGGGTGAGCACTGTCTTGACGCCGACTGGATCCTATATGACGCAAAAATTGGCACATCACCACTGCTTTTGAAGGCAATGCAAtcctatactactactattactactactactactattactactactactattactactactactgatgctactaCAACGTTACTGTATTCTGG gtggagccagcaggaggaagagaagactggCAAGCTGAGGGGAGTGGAAGCTGCCTTGAGTCTGGTAGGGGTGGATgcaggggtggaggaggtggaggacggcTGGTATCCACATTTAGGTCAGGCCCATCCACCTAGTAATGAGATTATATTCAAGTTGCCActtaatactaccactactactactactactactacttctgacgGGACTTATAAGAGAGGTGAAAGACAAGCTgttactactatgactactactatgactactactattcctaccaCTATTCCacctactgctactgttgctacgaATACttcaaatactactactactactactgctattacggattctgctactactactactgctaatactactactactactactactacgactactactacttctactactgacGATACTATCCCTGTAAGTCCCGAGGCTCAGATCggttcaactactactactgacactactactactactgctgctactactgatcctactactactactactactactactacacctaacAATGGcgtgtgtagtgtagtgaatgtggtggtggcagtggtgatggtggctgtagtggtggtgctgtcttaa